One Paenibacillus riograndensis SBR5 DNA segment encodes these proteins:
- a CDS encoding S-layer homology domain-containing protein, with product MKLLKRTCAVMLSLIMVFLSASESLHALAEAAAAANTTTIQNDFIKVTVDNSTGRYGIRTVEGQPIRKKDQDTNLLYKGDDPETSFTTFRIDGTDYIYGNKYKFGNDLYSETTAPKIVRNDNGTQQLEMLWKIKGVEIKQILMLYTDAKDAVNSGNVNIRYEVNNKSGAQVAVGSRIMLDTMVGGNDAPLFQIGTASKAPLMVERKLTHDPEKDAGIPKEDSALYKLPAYWVMRDKQDSTNPQATNVVAYGFNNFAEQNINIVDEMIVGHWNGLANTKWDYKVNPALDFTRDTNDYGSADSAVAFYWNPDKIAAGASQSFETVYGLGEIIAPDKVFSIRYVDQVQQLATLEDNSGYVDDGMFTIYAEVENLASYDMEHSKIEVELTLESGLSLVKLDAAGEVVRDASGKPVPETSSRRTLEFRKSATPEEAAQGIQPKYKPGDTITASFRVMAKGRPWPTTKEYMITARSPETRAKVEGVEDESIKAQYESNKSNFILLPPVGEATPTYVYGVSPKELYSSDVKYLTVNLSNIEAYNTGNETTAPNFDLYLKETVTGERYKVNVQDAVVMQPTDDGMSGDMRITYRGGDRVDDAGKIVEAGLGPELPLGEYQVEIDYKGDAGGDEEVAAMYDITTGQTVLVSDNNESRIREAGIMVIYKQLVDVSGIANGSSVSGDLLDDLNSLFPGEPFEDGAFLYNAVTEYKKTKALFGIASKAVDPEFELGEFTDDEALEETPLYNYRLFDSEAELEAFEQEAEDEEIDREVVLVIRGMIKQVGSGVDEQVVVDTKTEPAIINDSVAYTGKDLAFVRGKLDIFGVTQPEDMPFLDTLFVKGDGTLSVASSGFIFHKGEWTLDFFNGFNKSLGGDNYNLPSADSGGDDEEEGEEGAEAQENTNPEDDTENGSLKWAVGGVGDRLNPLRQVMIEDVYFNKQSLFGAPSFSIDGFGLSFNDFILREGGISFGGSLSMKIVNTEIKNVVFNEKGFVGIDAALKFDLGEELGLFGPKKESAPQKKGDKPKKPSGEVTVTHYVQDIDGIENQYGLAFDAQLKNMLEVSIELSLKKVKDGRILPDVIAFGAGLPDPGILITGATYLTGIRGAVRELADTIAGGTKDDPFPLTVEAGVSVRFGMAPAYFFGDVDLTVKRTGLKVEGKLDYSAKADAEDDDKLPMLTKALLEAQWVTPWFVRVESEMDIGGWDIIIGKAGIFVGQNLEKNRTDFEGYIGSRLQIPSNVPVVGGLPLSSVFLGVNNDKVWGSIGVLLISLGVTYYWGGGVEFGTSTDQLPDGLIQLVVDDPELGPRLMVIGQGIETLATSEAAAEQENQEIIYREVKEGVEYIENGSVNISVGGITVKNGGRVHEIPMGGVTGNALIEMEYDAKEMPEFTLKDAGGKVFPVKFDNTNTDPTANAFQQYIPADQNPDKVDIRKAYIIVPADKAKSGGNWTLTAVSGVKTKLLNVPTAPQLNEINLAKDSTDVNKFNASWKVANALEGDTVNLYLAEDAVTKNETLLADGTKVLETGDPGLLIAKDVPVGQNGGVSGGITSGSTSIDVTRATLMGKQEDIRGLLRQGNYYLRAELKSTATFATRTSAQKFELIDPMAPQNVSDVRVEPAGNGLFALSFKPGTKPSSHAKYEHSYVIDAQREQGGVMSDYSNFGEILFTESELAPYWNASSGKYEGILIGGWSATSTSDEVNLGSLEGTVMDLKDVKYVGLEVGYEYEIGVSAATVPTAADDQNQNYHYAERVSSSKKLLPKPVKPVLTVGGSGKVENTGNYFNLLTNQTGQSITLSSDQKNVSVEAFYAEQSIGKVNLTDSGNASQGKLDFSQFKTDGPYAIELRATNTVTKDISVTMLYLTVDTLAPVLYIDSPATGARTAGGKIKVSGTTTKDTILKVGDTVVPVAEDGTFNSEVPIPSGDPTVALKFTATDGAGNGNSAVVDITNDSYDVPAALILEKVPSLQPGETSTLKAFLKVARGKDGNGKLKFEQVPVKDSELGRLAYTVPTGDSVEVTTSKENVTTVSALATGASLIEAEYKIAEGVVLKGYAVASVEVPKPTALGTLTASAQAIGGDTTHTKVIVSSAGDMTGQQLAYKIYSNGSAVLPEFDTDLSSWALLPADGVIPANLGDVIVVAKRTSLAKKAMAAAAVPAVIWSSSSGGGGGGGAGGGLAADQPVPETAPVFTVGGKAIEAAWEGTTAVLHIKDGDVAAGSSGDIVISSKAAAAAGFSITVDQKVVQQAVSAKKKLIIEVPLGQLTLASENLKGLSEPLKISIGRNSAADKEAMNAAAAAQKFTVLGGGQGVTVSVNLAAGQWTPAPAGRIAIPAGIAAKDITAVVLKNAAGQWTTIPWKPDSSGTAVDVQLTGEGSLFFINNAKAFKDIAKGFWAGPDISSASGKLFVLGTSADTFAPQAKITRAELPTILLRVAGLMNNTAAKQGFKDVAESSWYFRSVSIAADLGIVTGLSEGTYAPKSTLTRMEAMTMVGRLLNVVSSGGESMGDAEAAQILNAFADKGEIPAWAKSPIALSIKYGIIRGVNGKINPAGVLTRAEAAAMANRLDQFIIGR from the coding sequence GTGAAGCTGCTTAAAAGAACGTGTGCGGTAATGCTCTCATTGATTATGGTATTTCTGTCGGCCTCCGAGAGCTTGCATGCTCTGGCGGAAGCAGCGGCCGCTGCTAATACGACTACGATTCAAAATGATTTTATTAAAGTTACCGTGGATAACAGCACCGGCCGCTACGGAATCCGTACCGTCGAAGGCCAGCCCATCCGCAAAAAAGACCAGGATACTAATCTGCTGTACAAGGGGGATGATCCGGAAACGTCGTTTACGACGTTCCGGATTGACGGCACAGATTATATCTATGGCAATAAGTATAAATTCGGCAATGATCTGTACTCCGAGACTACCGCGCCCAAGATTGTGCGGAATGACAACGGAACCCAGCAGCTGGAAATGCTCTGGAAGATCAAAGGTGTGGAGATCAAGCAAATCCTGATGCTCTACACCGATGCCAAGGATGCCGTTAATTCAGGAAACGTCAATATCCGCTACGAAGTCAACAACAAAAGCGGCGCCCAAGTAGCGGTGGGCAGCCGGATTATGCTGGATACGATGGTTGGCGGCAATGATGCTCCGCTTTTCCAGATCGGAACGGCTTCCAAAGCTCCGCTGATGGTAGAGAGAAAGCTGACCCATGATCCTGAAAAGGATGCCGGCATTCCCAAAGAGGACAGCGCGCTGTACAAGCTGCCTGCTTACTGGGTCATGCGTGACAAGCAGGATTCAACCAATCCGCAGGCGACGAATGTTGTCGCCTACGGCTTCAATAATTTTGCCGAGCAGAATATCAATATCGTGGACGAGATGATTGTCGGGCACTGGAACGGGCTCGCCAATACCAAGTGGGATTACAAGGTAAATCCGGCTCTGGACTTCACCCGGGATACCAATGATTACGGCAGCGCCGATTCTGCAGTCGCTTTCTACTGGAATCCGGACAAAATTGCCGCCGGAGCTTCACAAAGCTTCGAAACCGTGTACGGGCTGGGTGAGATTATTGCACCGGACAAAGTTTTTTCGATCCGTTATGTGGATCAGGTGCAGCAATTGGCAACGCTTGAGGACAACAGTGGCTATGTGGATGATGGCATGTTCACCATCTACGCGGAAGTGGAGAACCTGGCATCCTATGATATGGAACACTCCAAAATTGAGGTCGAGCTGACGCTGGAAAGCGGACTGAGCCTGGTGAAGCTCGATGCCGCAGGCGAAGTGGTCAGAGATGCGAGCGGCAAACCGGTTCCGGAAACCTCATCCAGAAGGACGCTGGAGTTCCGCAAATCAGCGACCCCCGAGGAAGCGGCGCAGGGGATTCAACCGAAGTACAAGCCGGGCGACACCATCACCGCCTCCTTCAGGGTAATGGCGAAAGGCCGTCCTTGGCCGACAACCAAGGAATATATGATCACGGCACGCAGCCCGGAGACCCGGGCGAAGGTGGAGGGTGTCGAGGATGAGAGCATCAAAGCGCAATATGAGTCCAATAAATCGAATTTCATTCTGCTGCCTCCGGTTGGTGAAGCGACGCCTACCTATGTCTATGGAGTTTCGCCGAAAGAGCTGTACAGCAGTGATGTGAAATATCTGACCGTCAATCTGTCCAATATCGAAGCCTACAATACCGGCAATGAAACTACAGCACCGAACTTTGACTTGTACCTCAAGGAAACAGTAACCGGTGAGCGTTATAAAGTTAATGTGCAGGATGCGGTTGTGATGCAGCCGACGGATGACGGAATGTCCGGGGACATGCGGATCACTTACCGCGGCGGCGACCGTGTTGATGATGCCGGCAAGATAGTTGAAGCAGGTCTCGGACCTGAGCTGCCGCTTGGAGAATACCAGGTGGAGATTGACTACAAGGGAGACGCAGGCGGCGATGAGGAAGTTGCTGCCATGTACGATATCACTACCGGGCAGACAGTGCTTGTATCCGATAATAATGAGTCGCGGATCAGAGAAGCCGGGATCATGGTTATCTACAAGCAGCTTGTGGATGTCAGCGGCATTGCGAACGGATCTTCGGTCAGCGGGGATTTGCTGGATGACCTGAACAGTCTGTTCCCCGGGGAGCCGTTTGAAGACGGCGCATTCCTCTATAATGCCGTTACCGAATATAAAAAAACCAAAGCCCTGTTCGGGATTGCCAGCAAAGCGGTTGATCCGGAATTCGAGCTTGGCGAGTTTACGGATGATGAAGCGCTGGAAGAAACTCCGCTCTACAATTACCGGCTGTTCGATTCCGAAGCGGAGCTGGAAGCCTTCGAGCAGGAGGCAGAGGATGAGGAAATTGACCGTGAAGTCGTGCTGGTTATCCGCGGGATGATTAAGCAGGTAGGCTCGGGCGTAGACGAGCAGGTTGTGGTCGATACCAAAACCGAACCGGCCATCATCAACGATTCCGTAGCCTATACCGGCAAGGATTTGGCTTTTGTCCGGGGCAAGCTGGACATCTTCGGAGTTACGCAGCCGGAGGATATGCCTTTCCTGGATACGCTGTTCGTAAAAGGAGACGGAACGCTTAGTGTGGCGAGCAGCGGATTTATTTTCCATAAAGGGGAGTGGACGCTGGATTTCTTCAACGGCTTCAACAAGTCGCTGGGCGGAGATAACTATAATCTTCCCTCTGCCGACTCAGGCGGGGATGACGAAGAAGAGGGAGAAGAAGGGGCAGAGGCACAGGAGAACACGAACCCTGAAGATGACACTGAGAACGGAAGCCTGAAATGGGCGGTTGGCGGAGTGGGTGACCGGTTGAACCCGCTGCGTCAGGTAATGATCGAGGATGTGTATTTCAACAAGCAGTCCTTGTTCGGTGCACCGAGCTTCTCGATTGACGGATTTGGGCTTTCCTTTAACGATTTCATTCTGCGGGAAGGCGGGATCTCCTTCGGAGGCAGCCTGTCGATGAAGATCGTCAACACGGAAATCAAGAATGTTGTCTTTAATGAAAAAGGGTTTGTCGGCATTGATGCCGCGCTGAAATTTGACCTCGGTGAAGAATTGGGGCTGTTCGGGCCGAAGAAGGAGAGCGCTCCGCAGAAAAAAGGGGACAAGCCGAAGAAGCCGAGCGGTGAAGTCACGGTAACCCACTATGTCCAGGATATTGACGGCATAGAGAATCAGTACGGCCTCGCATTCGATGCCCAGCTGAAAAATATGCTTGAGGTGTCCATCGAGCTGTCCCTGAAAAAGGTGAAGGACGGCCGCATCCTGCCGGATGTCATCGCATTTGGTGCAGGATTGCCTGATCCGGGGATTCTGATCACCGGCGCAACGTACCTCACAGGCATTCGCGGGGCGGTTCGTGAACTTGCAGACACCATTGCAGGCGGCACGAAGGACGATCCCTTCCCGCTTACCGTTGAAGCAGGCGTGAGTGTGAGATTCGGCATGGCTCCGGCGTATTTTTTCGGCGATGTGGATCTGACCGTCAAACGGACGGGACTTAAGGTAGAAGGCAAGCTGGATTATTCCGCTAAGGCGGATGCAGAGGATGATGACAAGCTGCCAATGCTCACCAAGGCGCTGCTTGAAGCGCAGTGGGTCACCCCGTGGTTCGTGCGGGTGGAGTCCGAGATGGATATCGGCGGCTGGGATATTATTATCGGGAAGGCCGGCATTTTTGTCGGACAGAATCTGGAGAAGAACCGTACGGATTTCGAAGGGTATATCGGATCCAGACTGCAAATTCCGAGCAATGTGCCTGTTGTCGGCGGCCTGCCGTTGTCCAGCGTATTCCTCGGCGTTAACAATGATAAGGTTTGGGGCAGTATCGGCGTTCTGCTGATCTCGCTCGGCGTTACGTATTATTGGGGCGGCGGGGTTGAATTTGGCACCTCCACCGACCAATTGCCTGACGGTCTGATACAACTCGTTGTAGATGATCCTGAGCTTGGACCGCGTCTGATGGTCATTGGACAAGGGATAGAGACGCTCGCTACTTCAGAAGCGGCTGCAGAACAGGAAAATCAGGAGATCATCTACAGAGAGGTTAAAGAAGGCGTTGAATATATTGAGAATGGCTCAGTGAACATCAGCGTTGGCGGCATCACCGTCAAGAACGGCGGCAGAGTCCATGAAATACCTATGGGCGGCGTGACCGGCAATGCGCTGATTGAGATGGAATATGATGCGAAGGAGATGCCTGAATTCACACTGAAGGATGCCGGCGGCAAGGTGTTCCCGGTTAAATTCGACAATACGAATACAGATCCGACGGCAAATGCATTCCAGCAGTATATTCCGGCTGATCAAAATCCTGACAAGGTGGATATCCGCAAAGCGTATATCATCGTTCCGGCGGATAAAGCAAAAAGCGGGGGCAATTGGACCTTGACTGCGGTTTCCGGAGTGAAAACCAAGCTGCTCAACGTGCCAACGGCTCCGCAGCTGAATGAGATCAACCTGGCGAAGGACAGCACGGATGTGAACAAATTCAATGCTTCCTGGAAAGTGGCTAACGCGTTGGAAGGCGATACAGTCAATCTGTATCTGGCTGAGGATGCCGTAACCAAGAACGAAACCTTACTTGCCGACGGGACCAAAGTGCTGGAAACAGGAGATCCCGGACTTCTGATTGCCAAGGATGTTCCGGTTGGCCAGAACGGCGGCGTGAGCGGAGGCATTACAAGCGGCAGCACCAGCATTGATGTAACCCGCGCAACGCTTATGGGCAAGCAGGAGGACATCCGCGGACTGCTTAGACAAGGCAATTATTATTTGCGGGCCGAGCTCAAGTCCACGGCTACCTTTGCAACAAGGACTTCAGCGCAGAAATTTGAACTCATTGATCCAATGGCACCGCAGAACGTCAGTGATGTTAGGGTTGAGCCGGCAGGAAACGGATTATTCGCTTTGTCCTTCAAGCCTGGCACCAAACCGTCAAGCCACGCAAAGTATGAGCACAGCTATGTTATCGATGCACAGCGCGAGCAGGGGGGCGTGATGTCCGACTACTCGAACTTCGGGGAGATTCTGTTTACGGAATCGGAGCTTGCTCCGTATTGGAATGCATCCAGCGGTAAATATGAAGGCATTCTGATCGGCGGCTGGTCGGCAACCTCCACCTCTGACGAAGTCAATCTCGGCAGCCTGGAAGGCACCGTGATGGATCTGAAGGATGTCAAATATGTCGGACTCGAAGTCGGTTATGAATATGAGATAGGGGTATCCGCCGCGACGGTTCCGACTGCGGCTGACGACCAGAACCAGAATTACCACTATGCAGAACGGGTCAGCAGTTCTAAAAAGCTGCTTCCGAAGCCGGTGAAACCTGTGCTGACGGTAGGCGGTTCCGGCAAGGTAGAGAATACCGGCAACTATTTCAATCTGCTTACCAATCAAACCGGGCAGAGCATCACCCTCAGCTCGGATCAGAAGAATGTATCGGTTGAAGCGTTTTATGCCGAGCAATCCATCGGCAAGGTGAACCTGACTGACAGCGGAAACGCAAGCCAGGGCAAGCTTGATTTCAGCCAGTTCAAGACAGACGGGCCTTACGCTATTGAGCTGCGGGCAACCAATACCGTGACCAAGGACATTTCCGTCACGATGCTGTACCTGACAGTGGATACACTGGCTCCTGTGCTCTACATTGACTCACCTGCAACGGGTGCAAGAACCGCAGGAGGAAAAATAAAGGTCTCCGGCACAACGACGAAGGATACCATTCTCAAAGTAGGTGACACGGTAGTCCCTGTAGCCGAAGACGGAACCTTTAACAGTGAAGTTCCAATCCCTTCGGGTGATCCGACAGTGGCGCTTAAGTTCACCGCCACCGATGGGGCGGGCAACGGGAATTCAGCGGTCGTCGATATTACCAACGACAGCTATGATGTGCCTGCGGCCTTGATTCTTGAGAAAGTCCCTTCCCTGCAGCCAGGGGAGACAAGTACGCTGAAAGCTTTCCTGAAGGTCGCCAGAGGGAAGGACGGAAACGGAAAATTGAAGTTTGAGCAGGTGCCTGTGAAGGACAGCGAGCTTGGGCGTCTCGCCTACACTGTACCGACAGGCGATTCGGTTGAAGTGACTACTTCTAAGGAGAATGTAACGACGGTGAGCGCATTGGCTACCGGAGCCAGTCTGATTGAAGCGGAATACAAGATTGCCGAAGGCGTTGTGCTGAAAGGCTACGCTGTTGCTTCTGTAGAAGTTCCTAAGCCTACAGCGCTTGGAACGCTGACAGCCTCGGCTCAGGCCATCGGCGGCGACACCACACACACCAAGGTGATTGTATCCAGTGCCGGAGATATGACCGGTCAACAACTGGCCTATAAGATCTACTCTAACGGAAGTGCTGTTCTGCCGGAATTCGACACGGATCTCAGCAGTTGGGCGTTGCTTCCGGCGGATGGTGTGATTCCTGCCAATCTGGGGGATGTCATCGTTGTGGCTAAGCGGACTTCACTGGCCAAGAAAGCTATGGCAGCGGCCGCAGTACCTGCAGTCATCTGGAGCAGCAGCTCCGGCGGTGGCGGCGGTGGCGGTGCAGGCGGCGGATTAGCGGCAGACCAGCCGGTTCCAGAAACCGCACCGGTATTCACCGTCGGCGGCAAAGCCATTGAAGCGGCTTGGGAAGGAACAACCGCAGTTCTTCATATTAAAGACGGTGATGTTGCAGCTGGCAGCAGTGGAGACATTGTGATCAGCTCGAAGGCAGCCGCAGCTGCTGGCTTCAGCATTACTGTGGATCAGAAGGTTGTGCAGCAGGCGGTTTCAGCCAAGAAGAAGCTGATCATCGAGGTTCCGCTTGGACAGCTGACGCTGGCTTCGGAGAATCTGAAGGGTCTCTCCGAACCGCTCAAGATCAGCATCGGAAGGAATTCTGCCGCTGACAAGGAGGCCATGAACGCTGCTGCTGCAGCCCAGAAATTCACCGTGCTGGGCGGAGGCCAAGGCGTCACCGTCAGCGTGAATCTGGCAGCAGGCCAGTGGACACCTGCCCCTGCCGGCAGGATTGCCATTCCGGCAGGTATCGCCGCGAAGGATATCACCGCAGTGGTACTGAAAAATGCAGCCGGCCAGTGGACCACCATCCCTTGGAAACCCGACAGCAGCGGAACTGCTGTGGATGTGCAGCTGACGGGAGAAGGCAGCCTGTTCTTTATCAACAATGCCAAAGCGTTCAAGGATATCGCCAAAGGCTTCTGGGCAGGACCAGACATCAGCAGTGCTTCTGGCAAGCTGTTTGTATTAGGTACCTCGGCAGACACCTTTGCTCCGCAAGCGAAGATTACCAGAGCCGAGCTTCCGACTATCCTGCTGCGCGTGGCAGGGCTGATGAATAACACGGCAGCCAAGCAGGGCTTCAAGGATGTGGCCGAGAGCAGCTGGTATTTCCGCAGTGTCTCGATTGCAGCAGATCTGGGGATTGTTACCGGACTGAGCGAAGGCACATACGCACCGAAATCTACACTGACCCGGATGGAAGCCATGACGATGGTAGGAAGACTGCTGAATGTGGTAAGCAGCGGCGGTGAGAGCATGGGTGACGCAGAGGCAGCCCAAATCCTCAATGCTTTTGCCGACAAGGGTGAAATTCCGGCCTGGGCAAAATCCCCGATTGCGCTCAGCATCAAATACGGGATTATCCGTGGCGTAAACGGCAAGATCAATCCGGCGGGAGTATTGACCCGTGCGGAAGCGGCCGCCATGGCCAACAGACTGGATCAATTCATCATCGGCAGGTAA